The following are from one region of the Salvia hispanica cultivar TCC Black 2014 chromosome 1, UniMelb_Shisp_WGS_1.0, whole genome shotgun sequence genome:
- the LOC125205334 gene encoding uncharacterized protein LOC125205334 has protein sequence MSGSCMSRAAALVGIHVRMPFQHYDQDANLTRAEEESDHLLSHEILDLSINKYMPESESSNRVMVVVDSSHETQGALEWLLSHTAQNRGMIILLHVANATKDREMDQRVYHLLQATKNMCQLRRPEVHVDIIIRQGKEKGAVIVEAAEQLRVSLLILGRRNEPFWHLWIWMRKATQSNVVDYCFQNANCMTVAVRKSKKCGGYLITTKHHKNFWLLA, from the exons ATGTCGGGCTCGTGTATGAGCCGTGCTGCAGCTCTCGTTGGCATCCACGTCCGCATGCCTTTTCAACACTACGACCAAGATGCTAATCTCACAAGAGCCGAAGAGGAATCCGACCACCTCCTATCCCACGAGATCCTCGACTTGAGTATTAACAAGTACATGCCAGAGTCCGAATCCAGCAACAGAGTCATGGTTGTGGTTGATTCTAGCCACGAAACGCAAGGTGCTCTCGAGTGGCTGCTTTCACACACGGCTCAAAACCGTGGTATGATCATTCTCTTACATGTTGCCAATGCCACCAAAG ATAGGGAAATGGATCAAAGGGTGTATCATCTACTTCAAGCCACAAAAAATATGTGCCAACTAAGAAGACCCGAGGTGCACGTTGATATCATTATTCGACAAGGAAAGGAGAAGGGAGCGGTAATTGTTGAAGCAGCGGAACAATTGAGGGTCTCGTTGCTCATTTTGGGACGACGAAACGAGCCATTTTGGCACCTGTGGATTTGGATGAGAAAGGCAACTCAGAGCAATGTTGTAGATTATTGCTTCCAAAATGCTAATTGCATGACAGTTGCTGTGAGGAAAAGCAAGAAATGTGGTGGATATCTAATTACCACAAAGCATCACAAGAACTTTTGGCTTCTTGCTTAA